In Pelotomaculum isophthalicicum JI, one DNA window encodes the following:
- a CDS encoding substrate-binding domain-containing protein — translation MLLIFVLGVLQGCGSQPAQQQAAQVQNKDMILATTTSTQDTGLLDTLVPVFEQKTGYKVKTIAVGTGQALTMGEKGEADVLLVHAPKDEVKLVDSGVGINYKLVMHNDFIIVGPAGDPAGIKGSNAVDAFKKIAGTKSIFVSRGDDSGTNKKEKEIWTSTGIKPEGSWYQQSGTGMGATLNIANEKQGYTLTDRGTYLAQQKNLKLDILAQGDKSLLNIYHVMQVNPEKFSKVNKDGAKAFVDFMINPDTQKLIGEFGKDKYGEPLFFPDAGKNEQDLGK, via the coding sequence ATGCTTTTAATTTTTGTTTTGGGTGTATTGCAGGGATGCGGCAGCCAACCGGCACAACAACAAGCCGCGCAGGTTCAAAATAAAGATATGATTTTAGCCACCACAACCAGCACTCAGGATACCGGGCTGCTTGACACGTTAGTTCCGGTGTTCGAGCAGAAAACCGGGTATAAGGTAAAGACTATTGCTGTCGGAACCGGACAGGCTCTGACTATGGGTGAAAAAGGGGAAGCAGATGTTCTTCTGGTCCACGCGCCGAAAGATGAAGTGAAACTTGTTGACAGTGGTGTGGGTATAAACTACAAACTGGTCATGCACAACGACTTTATCATCGTCGGTCCCGCCGGCGACCCGGCAGGCATTAAAGGAAGCAATGCCGTCGATGCATTCAAAAAAATAGCCGGTACAAAGAGCATCTTTGTATCCCGCGGCGATGATTCGGGAACCAACAAGAAAGAAAAAGAAATTTGGACTAGCACCGGAATTAAGCCGGAAGGCAGCTGGTATCAGCAGAGCGGCACAGGTATGGGCGCGACTTTAAACATCGCCAATGAGAAACAGGGGTATACCTTGACTGACAGAGGAACTTACCTGGCGCAACAAAAGAATCTCAAACTGGATATACTGGCGCAGGGCGACAAGTCGCTCCTGAATATTTACCATGTAATGCAGGTCAATCCGGAGAAATTCAGCAAGGTTAATAAAGACGGCGCTAAGGCGTTTGTTGATTTTATGATTAATCCGGATACCCAAAAACTAATCGGGGAGTTTGGCAAAGATAAATACGGTGAGCCGTTGTTCTTCCCTGACGCGGGGAAAAATGAACAGGATCTGGGCAAGTAA